The sequence CGGGGCCGGCGCGGCGCAGGCTGCCAGAGCCAGAACCACGGCCAGGGTGATAAACAGTGCGATGAACTTCCTGCCTTCGATGTTCATGGTGATGCTCCTTGCATCCAAGCGAGTGAGGAAAGAAAGTGGGTGAGGCGGATTCGGCGCCGGCGGAGGCGCCGGCAGGAACGGAGGGGAGGCGGCGACGGCTTAGCGGTTTACATGGATGGCATATTTGTATCGTTCTCCGGCGCTGATGACCTGGTGGTATTCGATGGCCACATGGTCGAAGGTGTAGGCCACGCCTTCGACCAGCAAGAGCGGCGAGCCAGGGGCCACGGCCAGCAGCCGCGCCTGTTCGTCATTGGCGGCGATGGCCTCGATCGTGCGGTCGGCTTCGAGGACGGGCGCATTCTGGCGTTCGAGCAGGGCATAGAGCGAGCCGAGGCGCTCGATGTCGGCGCGGCTGATGCCGGCGCCGCCGGGCAGATGGATATAGGAGGTGGTGATGGCGATGGGCGCGCTGTTGGCGCACCGCAGCCGGTGCAGATAGATCACGGGGGTCCCCGGCGCCAGGTGGAGCTTTTCGGCCAGGAAGGGCGCGGCGGCGAGCATCTCGAAGGCGAGAAGTTGGCTGTTGACCTTCTGGCTGCGTTGGAGCATGTCCTCGCTGAAACTGGTCAGACGGGTGAGACCACGACTGATCTTGGTGCGCAACACGGTGGTGCCGCGCCCCCGCGCCCGCTGGATGTAGCCATCATACTCCAATTCCTGCATCGCCCGCCGCACCGTCTGCCGGCTGACCCCCAACACGCTCACCAATTCGACCTCCGGCGGCAGGGTGGCGCCCACCGGCAGGTCGCCGCCCTCCACCCCGGCGATGATCTGCGTCTTGAGCTGGTGGTAGAGCGGAATCGGCGAACGATGATCGAGGGGGTGGAGATCCAGGGACGGCGACATGGACGGCCAGAGGACAACGGCAATTTGTG is a genomic window of Caldilineales bacterium containing:
- a CDS encoding GntR family transcriptional regulator, with the protein product MSPSLDLHPLDHRSPIPLYHQLKTQIIAGVEGGDLPVGATLPPEVELVSVLGVSRQTVRRAMQELEYDGYIQRARGRGTTVLRTKISRGLTRLTSFSEDMLQRSQKVNSQLLAFEMLAAAPFLAEKLHLAPGTPVIYLHRLRCANSAPIAITTSYIHLPGGAGISRADIERLGSLYALLERQNAPVLEADRTIEAIAANDEQARLLAVAPGSPLLLVEGVAYTFDHVAIEYHQVISAGERYKYAIHVNR